One part of the Marichromatium purpuratum 984 genome encodes these proteins:
- a CDS encoding molybdopterin-containing oxidoreductase family protein: protein MRRTQRSVCRICHGGCGALVTVEDGRVVKVVGDRDSPMNQGWMCVKGLRTPEIANHPDRLEWPRRRRPGKAGGWERVSWEAALDEIAERVAAIRDRLGPEAIALGQGTGRHHYMHVVRFANALGTPNWYEPGLAQCFIPRVTVSNLTYGGYVTGDYYGDTPPACILFWGSNPLVSNPDGKIGIAIRRALDRGAVGIAVDPRRHETARRCELWLGLRPGTDAALALAMIQVIIAERRYDAEFVARWTQGFDALAAHVADCTPAWAAPITGVAPELIVEAARRYAALRPAVLEWGVGIEQNVNALQTVRALACLRALVGSIDVPGGELLSMQRMRAYPTLAEQLPREQARKRLGAERFKLLGGWRAYMPSAHIPTLFAAMRTGEPYPVKGLLVFGNNALATVANARAVRRSLECLDLLVVSELFMTPTAELADFVLPAAFWPEVEQVIGYPLATGNLVYHQPALTRRGECRPDEWIIDQLSRRLGLPDSERPFEAVMAHQLEPTGVGLDQLRRQGVLRLPHRYRKYETRGFRTPSRRIELYSKALERLGYDPLPSHVEPPESPRSRPDLARDYPYVLITGSRRREFFNSEHRQVAGLRRRAPDPRAQLHPEVARAEGIADGDWIAIATPRGRIRMRAEITPEINPEVVSIDHGWWFPEAPSALAGAWRANANLLTSDAPPYDPAFGTYQLRGLLCRLAPASAPAAAEIDEPDDDPARA from the coding sequence GCGCACCCCGGAGATCGCCAACCACCCCGACCGACTGGAGTGGCCGCGGCGCCGCCGCCCGGGCAAGGCCGGCGGCTGGGAGCGGGTGAGCTGGGAGGCGGCGCTCGACGAGATCGCCGAGCGCGTCGCCGCGATCCGCGATCGCCTCGGCCCCGAGGCGATCGCCCTGGGGCAGGGCACCGGGCGTCATCACTACATGCACGTGGTGCGCTTCGCCAACGCCCTGGGCACCCCCAACTGGTACGAGCCGGGGCTGGCGCAGTGCTTCATCCCGCGGGTGACGGTGAGCAACCTCACCTACGGCGGCTATGTCACCGGCGACTACTACGGCGACACCCCGCCGGCCTGCATCCTCTTCTGGGGGAGCAACCCGCTGGTCTCCAACCCCGACGGCAAGATCGGCATCGCCATCCGTCGCGCCCTCGATCGCGGTGCGGTCGGCATCGCCGTCGACCCGCGTCGGCACGAGACGGCGCGTCGCTGCGAGCTGTGGCTGGGGCTGCGCCCGGGTACCGACGCAGCGCTGGCGCTGGCGATGATCCAGGTGATCATCGCCGAGCGGCGCTACGACGCCGAGTTCGTCGCGCGCTGGACCCAGGGCTTCGACGCACTGGCCGCCCATGTCGCCGACTGTACCCCGGCCTGGGCGGCACCGATCACCGGGGTCGCCCCCGAGCTGATCGTCGAGGCGGCGCGTCGCTATGCTGCGCTCCGCCCGGCGGTGCTGGAGTGGGGCGTGGGGATCGAGCAGAACGTCAACGCCCTGCAGACGGTGCGTGCGCTGGCCTGTCTGCGCGCCCTGGTCGGCAGCATCGATGTGCCCGGCGGCGAGCTGCTGTCGATGCAGCGGATGCGCGCCTATCCGACCCTGGCCGAGCAACTGCCGCGCGAGCAGGCGCGCAAGCGGCTCGGCGCCGAGCGCTTCAAGCTGCTCGGTGGCTGGCGCGCCTACATGCCCTCGGCGCACATCCCCACGCTGTTCGCCGCGATGCGCACCGGCGAGCCCTATCCGGTCAAGGGGCTGCTGGTGTTCGGCAACAACGCGCTGGCGACCGTGGCCAACGCCCGCGCGGTGCGCCGCAGCCTCGAGTGCCTCGATCTGCTGGTGGTGAGCGAGCTGTTCATGACACCGACGGCGGAGCTGGCCGACTTCGTGCTGCCGGCGGCCTTCTGGCCCGAGGTCGAGCAGGTGATCGGCTATCCGCTGGCCACCGGCAACCTGGTCTACCACCAACCGGCGCTGACCCGGCGCGGCGAGTGCCGACCGGACGAGTGGATCATCGACCAGCTCTCGCGGCGGCTCGGCCTGCCCGACAGCGAGCGTCCCTTCGAGGCGGTGATGGCCCATCAGCTCGAGCCGACCGGGGTCGGTCTCGATCAGCTGCGTCGCCAGGGCGTGCTGCGGCTGCCGCATCGCTACCGCAAGTACGAGACACGCGGCTTCCGCACCCCGTCGCGGCGCATCGAGCTCTACAGCAAGGCGCTCGAGCGACTCGGCTACGACCCGCTGCCGAGCCATGTCGAACCGCCCGAGAGCCCGCGTAGCCGTCCCGACCTGGCGCGCGACTATCCCTATGTGCTGATCACCGGCAGTCGCCGGCGCGAGTTCTTCAACAGCGAGCACCGCCAGGTCGCCGGGCTGCGTCGCCGCGCGCCCGACCCGCGCGCCCAGCTCCACCCCGAGGTGGCGCGCGCCGAGGGCATCGCCGACGGCGACTGGATCGCGATCGCCACGCCGCGCGGTCGCATCCGCATGCGCGCCGAGATCACCCCCGAGATCAACCCCGAGGTGGTGAGCATCGACCACGGCTGGTGGTTCCCGGAGGCGCCGAGCGCGCTCGCCGGGGCGTGGCGCGCCAACGCCAATCTGTTGACCTCCGACGCGCCGCCCTACGACCCGGCCTTCGGCACCTATCAGCTGCGCGGACTCCTGTGTCGCCTCGCCCCCGCGAGCGCGCCCGCCGCCGCCGAGATCGACGAACCCGACGATGATCCAGCACGCGCTTGA